Proteins encoded within one genomic window of Sphaerisporangium krabiense:
- a CDS encoding VOC family protein, producing the protein MSTPALRTGHVGLNVTDLGRSTAFYRRVFDFELLAERADGDRRFAFLGRDGSLLVTLWQQSGGAFAADRPGLHHLAFQVPDIEAVRRAEAALRDLGVQPLHDGIVPHGEGASSGGVFFTDPDGIRLEIYAPTGADIAPAPVKDAPTCGFF; encoded by the coding sequence ATGAGCACACCCGCCCTGCGGACCGGGCACGTCGGCCTCAACGTGACCGACCTCGGCCGTTCCACCGCCTTCTACCGCCGGGTCTTCGACTTCGAGCTCCTCGCGGAGCGCGCCGACGGCGACCGCAGGTTCGCCTTCCTCGGCCGGGACGGCAGCCTGCTGGTCACCCTGTGGCAGCAGAGCGGCGGCGCGTTCGCCGCCGACCGCCCCGGACTGCACCACCTGGCGTTCCAGGTGCCCGACATCGAGGCCGTCCGCCGCGCCGAGGCCGCCCTGCGCGACCTCGGGGTGCAGCCCCTGCACGACGGCATCGTCCCGCACGGCGAAGGCGCCTCCTCGGGCGGCGTCTTCTTCACCGACCCCGACGGCATCCGCCTGGAGATCTACGCCCCCACCGGCGCCGACATCGCGCCCGCGCCCGTCAAGGACGCGCCCACCTGCGGCTTCTTCTGA
- a CDS encoding CGNR zinc finger domain-containing protein: MDVANLEGGGAPILGEPPPIELGNTAYAVRGRPQDGLETVEHLAAWLRDVRPRLAVALTDADLGGVTGDDLRAAREIREAVRALAAAAIAGRDADPGAVATLNRHARLTPRWRELRTAPEPHATVCAAGRPVSAVLAAMAEEAVDLFAGAARHELRACHGPGCVLYFRCETGRREWCSAGCGNRARAARHYAKARQDPAT, encoded by the coding sequence GTGGACGTCGCGAACCTTGAGGGCGGCGGCGCGCCCATCCTCGGCGAGCCGCCGCCCATCGAACTGGGCAACACCGCCTACGCGGTCAGGGGCCGTCCCCAGGACGGCCTGGAAACCGTCGAACACCTGGCCGCGTGGCTGCGCGACGTGCGCCCGCGCCTGGCCGTCGCGCTCACCGACGCCGACCTGGGGGGCGTGACCGGCGACGACCTGCGCGCCGCCCGGGAGATCCGGGAAGCCGTCCGCGCCCTGGCCGCCGCGGCCATCGCGGGCCGCGACGCCGACCCCGGCGCGGTCGCCACCCTCAACCGGCACGCCCGCCTGACCCCGCGGTGGCGCGAGCTGCGCACCGCCCCCGAGCCGCACGCGACGGTGTGCGCGGCGGGACGCCCGGTCTCGGCGGTCCTCGCCGCCATGGCCGAGGAGGCCGTGGACCTGTTCGCCGGAGCGGCGCGTCACGAACTGCGCGCCTGCCACGGCCCCGGCTGCGTGCTCTACTTCCGCTGCGAGACCGGGCGGCGGGAATGGTGCTCGGCCGGCTGCGGCAACCGGGCCAGGGCCGCCCGCCACTACGCCAAGGCCCGCCAGGACCCCGCGACCTGA
- a CDS encoding FAD/NAD(P)-binding protein: protein MTRAGRTRRVVIVGAGLAGTATAIRLLRFAREPLQVVLLERLPEYRGAGVAYHRAGNHWHHVFNIQAGRMSMFREDVDDFVLWANHEADRTDWPAEWRSTEFTESGPAPRRIYPDYLASRLAEAAREASPGVTLVEAGGEVVDLGVVGGHVRVVIEGLDGFPTSENVGGSGGTVLEADHVVLATGLERKRPAFAARVIDHPALVRHPYSEAGIARILDVRRDAVVAIVGTLLSAYDSAALLLRRGHTGTIHMISRSGLTLRTYPPDHRHQVLRLPPPRLHRDAYEGLQEFVRCLTEEWERACAAVAREYPDVPSEVITERVAKSWEPYMPEILRRVPSADLRALLDGYGSLLAVLRVGAVAYTTELVDAAMAAGGQIVLTTGRIADIRDAEAGRLALSVEGRSSTRTVEADLVILNFGRESDYERVDSALWANLLRKGLALPHGRTGRGVEVDERGVLLGPSGVPSGPISVVGGPREGDEIVRYGRTGAFAFNLAAIKNHSVQVAATVLHRLESCYDERADDVAALTGATEEAGLSIMLDVRRMASRRRADRQALEGRLEDSIQRIREITTRAGGTPATTPALRFAVNAAATVKMTDLSVTPRDLRSLLGLAEPAT, encoded by the coding sequence GTGACGCGCGCCGGCCGTACTCGCAGGGTCGTCATTGTCGGGGCGGGCCTGGCAGGTACCGCCACCGCGATCCGTCTTCTTCGTTTCGCCAGGGAACCATTGCAGGTCGTGTTACTCGAACGGCTCCCCGAATATCGGGGGGCCGGGGTGGCGTATCACCGGGCCGGCAACCACTGGCACCACGTTTTCAACATTCAGGCCGGTCGCATGTCGATGTTCCGCGAGGACGTCGACGACTTCGTGCTGTGGGCCAACCACGAGGCCGACCGGACCGATTGGCCCGCGGAATGGCGGAGCACCGAGTTCACCGAATCCGGTCCGGCTCCCCGGCGCATCTATCCCGACTATCTCGCCAGCCGCCTGGCCGAAGCCGCGCGCGAGGCGTCCCCGGGCGTGACCCTGGTAGAGGCGGGCGGCGAGGTGGTCGACCTCGGCGTCGTCGGCGGCCACGTGCGCGTCGTCATCGAAGGTCTCGACGGTTTCCCCACGTCAGAGAACGTCGGCGGATCCGGCGGGACGGTGCTCGAAGCCGACCACGTCGTGCTGGCGACCGGCCTCGAGAGAAAGCGGCCGGCCTTCGCGGCCCGCGTCATCGACCATCCCGCGCTCGTACGGCATCCGTACTCGGAGGCGGGGATCGCGCGGATTCTCGACGTCAGGCGGGACGCCGTCGTGGCCATCGTGGGCACGCTGCTCAGCGCCTACGACTCGGCGGCGCTGCTGCTGCGCCGCGGCCACACGGGGACGATTCACATGATCTCCCGCTCCGGCCTGACGCTGCGAACATATCCCCCGGACCACCGGCACCAGGTGCTCCGCCTGCCACCGCCCCGGCTGCACCGCGACGCCTACGAAGGGCTCCAGGAATTCGTCCGGTGCCTCACGGAGGAATGGGAACGGGCCTGCGCCGCCGTCGCACGCGAGTATCCCGACGTGCCGTCGGAGGTGATAACGGAAAGGGTCGCCAAATCGTGGGAACCCTATATGCCGGAGATTCTGCGGCGGGTGCCGTCCGCCGATCTCCGCGCGCTTCTCGACGGTTACGGAAGTCTGCTGGCCGTCCTGCGCGTGGGCGCCGTGGCGTATACGACGGAACTGGTCGACGCCGCGATGGCCGCGGGCGGGCAGATCGTTCTCACCACCGGGAGAATCGCGGACATCCGCGACGCCGAGGCGGGCAGGCTCGCCCTGTCGGTCGAGGGGCGGAGTTCGACCCGGACCGTCGAGGCCGACCTGGTGATCCTGAACTTCGGGCGGGAGTCCGACTACGAGCGCGTCGACTCGGCACTCTGGGCGAACCTCCTGCGGAAGGGACTCGCGCTGCCGCACGGGCGTACCGGGCGGGGCGTCGAGGTGGACGAGCGCGGCGTCCTGCTCGGCCCGTCGGGCGTCCCGTCGGGCCCGATCTCCGTGGTGGGCGGCCCGCGCGAGGGCGACGAGATCGTCCGCTACGGGCGGACGGGGGCGTTCGCCTTCAACCTCGCCGCCATCAAGAACCACTCCGTCCAGGTCGCGGCCACCGTCCTGCACCGGCTGGAATCCTGCTACGACGAGCGGGCCGATGACGTCGCCGCGCTGACCGGCGCCACCGAGGAGGCCGGCCTTTCGATCATGCTCGACGTGCGGCGGATGGCGTCCCGGCGACGCGCCGACCGCCAGGCCCTGGAGGGCCGCCTCGAAGACAGCATCCAGAGGATCCGCGAGATCACGACACGCGCCGGCGGCACCCCCGCGACGACTCCCGCCCTGCGGTTCGCGGTGAACGCCGCCGCGACGGTGAAGATGACGGACCTGTCCGTCACCCCCCGAGACCTCCGCTCCCTCCTCGGGCTCGCCGAACCGGCCACCTGA
- a CDS encoding putative PEP-binding protein, producing MTTPRQPPAGALVVVTDLWPWETTLSAREIPGVLLAGSPSTTVGGFCNRTGKPVEGSVLVVEALGPELYKAVIASSAVICSRGGRTGHMQSLCRTRGIPVLRVAPSDLAEVSGYVTVSADRQSVLLGDAETPARAPDSPVVTPGDLGSICVVVAAATDVRTINTLTPRVEQVESFFIREEFLCLSAGLSPLDALRAGAGEAERYGAAVAAELCALVRELLPGQRIVMRLLDLRSDDAARITTEVEVDHEPNPELGLHGARGLLNEEHYPRAFGALRAHVRERLGPQAARVSFAVPFVNDQDEFLRLRRHLGLPGDLPLSVFVETPAAVHSAAGFCAAGASELFVGTKDLTQFYLAADRGNHLVAPSYQTRHPAVLDGLRQAVESGAGAGTPVHVFALGADLDHYVAHLPTGRFMMCTAELRELARRELAATPR from the coding sequence ATGACGACGCCGAGGCAGCCGCCCGCCGGCGCTCTCGTCGTCGTCACCGACCTGTGGCCATGGGAGACGACCTTGAGTGCTCGCGAGATTCCGGGAGTTCTGCTCGCCGGTTCGCCGTCGACGACCGTCGGGGGGTTCTGTAATCGCACCGGGAAGCCGGTCGAGGGGTCCGTGCTGGTCGTCGAGGCGCTCGGCCCGGAACTGTACAAGGCCGTCATCGCCTCCTCCGCCGTGATCTGTTCGCGCGGCGGGCGGACCGGCCACATGCAGTCCCTGTGCCGCACCCGGGGGATTCCCGTCCTGCGCGTCGCCCCGTCCGACCTCGCGGAGGTCAGCGGATACGTCACCGTCTCGGCCGACCGCCAGTCCGTCCTGCTCGGCGACGCCGAGACCCCGGCGCGCGCTCCCGATTCCCCGGTCGTCACTCCCGGCGACCTCGGGTCGATCTGCGTGGTCGTCGCCGCCGCGACCGACGTCCGGACGATCAACACGCTCACCCCGCGCGTCGAGCAGGTGGAGAGCTTCTTCATCCGCGAGGAGTTCCTCTGCCTGTCGGCCGGGCTGAGCCCGCTGGACGCGCTGCGGGCAGGCGCCGGCGAGGCCGAACGCTACGGCGCCGCGGTCGCCGCGGAGCTGTGCGCGCTGGTCCGGGAGTTGCTGCCCGGCCAGCGGATCGTCATGAGGCTGCTCGACCTCCGCTCCGACGACGCCGCGCGGATCACCACCGAGGTCGAGGTCGACCACGAACCCAACCCCGAACTCGGCCTGCACGGCGCGCGCGGGCTGCTGAACGAGGAGCACTACCCGCGGGCGTTCGGCGCGCTTCGCGCGCACGTGCGGGAACGGCTCGGCCCGCAGGCGGCGCGGGTGAGCTTCGCGGTGCCCTTCGTCAACGACCAGGACGAGTTCCTGCGCCTTCGCCGGCACCTCGGCCTGCCCGGCGACCTCCCTCTCTCGGTGTTCGTCGAGACTCCCGCCGCCGTCCATTCCGCGGCCGGGTTCTGCGCCGCCGGAGCCAGCGAGCTGTTCGTCGGGACGAAGGATCTGACCCAGTTCTACCTGGCCGCCGACCGGGGCAACCACCTGGTCGCCCCCTCCTACCAGACCCGGCATCCCGCCGTCCTGGACGGTCTGCGCCAGGCGGTCGAGTCCGGCGCCGGCGCGGGCACCCCGGTCCACGTCTTCGCCCTCGGCGCCGACCTGGACCATTACGTGGCGCACCTGCCCACCGGCAGGTTCATGATGTGCACCGCCGAACTGCGCGAACTCGCCCGGCGCGAGCTCGCGGCGACGCCGCGCTGA
- a CDS encoding FBP domain-containing protein, translating into MRPLAEPEIRASFVNCTKGEAKRLAVPRDLNARPWDDLDFLGWQDPASPARAYLVAEHGGRLVGVALRRAAPHAGHVRRSMCSLCLTTHTGDGVSLMTARRPGGGGNSVGAYICTDLACSLYLRGKKDVGPGGRMHESLTLDEKIGRTAVNVTDFLEKVTQ; encoded by the coding sequence ATGAGACCGCTCGCCGAGCCGGAGATCCGCGCTTCTTTCGTCAACTGCACCAAGGGCGAGGCCAAGCGCCTGGCCGTGCCCAGGGACCTGAACGCCAGGCCGTGGGACGACCTGGACTTCCTCGGCTGGCAGGACCCCGCGTCGCCGGCCCGCGCCTACCTGGTCGCCGAGCACGGCGGACGGCTGGTCGGCGTGGCGTTGCGCCGGGCCGCGCCGCATGCCGGGCACGTGCGGCGCAGCATGTGCTCGCTGTGCCTGACCACGCACACCGGGGACGGCGTCTCGCTGATGACGGCCCGCCGCCCCGGTGGCGGCGGCAACTCCGTGGGCGCCTACATCTGCACCGACCTGGCCTGCTCCCTGTACCTGCGCGGCAAGAAGGACGTCGGCCCCGGCGGGCGCATGCACGAGTCGCTCACGCTCGACGAGAAGATCGGCAGAACCGCGGTGAACGTGACCGACTTCCTGGAGAAGGTCACCCAGTGA
- a CDS encoding TetR-like C-terminal domain-containing protein, protein MARAGVTAERLAEAAAELADQVGLENVTLAELARRFGVKDASLYSHVRNAHELRVRVAVLALAELADRAAGALAGRAGKDALVAFATAYRDYAREHPGRYAAAQVELDTETAKASAARRHSDMMRAILRGYALGEPDQTDAVRLLGSAFHGFVSLERAGGFRHHSRGADPSWERMLDALDVTLRNWPRPAATSGA, encoded by the coding sequence GTGGCACGTGCCGGGGTGACGGCCGAACGGCTGGCGGAGGCGGCGGCGGAGCTCGCCGACCAGGTGGGGCTGGAGAACGTGACGCTCGCGGAGCTCGCGCGCAGGTTCGGCGTGAAGGACGCCAGCCTCTACTCCCACGTCAGGAACGCCCACGAGCTGCGGGTGCGGGTCGCCGTGCTCGCCCTGGCCGAGCTCGCCGACCGGGCGGCGGGCGCGCTGGCGGGGCGGGCGGGCAAGGACGCGCTCGTCGCCTTCGCCACCGCCTACCGCGACTACGCCAGGGAGCATCCGGGCAGGTACGCCGCCGCGCAGGTCGAACTCGACACCGAGACGGCGAAGGCGAGCGCGGCGCGACGGCACTCGGACATGATGCGCGCGATCCTGCGCGGGTACGCCTTGGGCGAGCCCGACCAGACCGACGCCGTCCGGCTGCTGGGCAGCGCCTTTCACGGCTTCGTGAGCCTGGAACGGGCGGGCGGGTTCCGCCATCACTCGCGCGGCGCCGACCCGTCCTGGGAGCGGATGCTCGACGCCCTCGACGTCACCCTGCGCAACTGGCCGCGGCCCGCCGCGACGTCCGGAGCGTGA
- a CDS encoding alpha/beta fold hydrolase codes for MMTTRERRPRGAATWLLAGATVAALVGAAPASAEERPAWRDCAGEGAPTGLQCATIEVPVDWAAPDGRRIRLDLARLPATEPARRIGSVLGVPGGPGAEGIEDLKLAAGDLTELRRRFDLVGYDPRTTVWRDRWPQECARPGAALSDPRDQREYAALAAAMTSAFTRCRAADTTGLFAHMDSLSVARDMDAVRRALGEERLSFMANSYGGVAAAAYARLFPRRIRAMYLDGAVNQVDGWPGQHLRALPVRERIFTRFTAWCAATPACALHGEDAGAVWRGLTRAADREPIPVTSPEFGRGELTGWHLRSFAFPGDPGPGDSHWLAFAEAVGKARHGDGSGFADLALGNARVWAMPAALAMTCADGRGYRDYAELDRFGAQARTVSPNFGGASFDALGCAGWPLPVVNPARPLRTRGLPPFLGAGSTWGDYVWTESFTRMVPGSVTVAYDGPGHVLYLAGKRCPIRYATSYLTELKLPEPGTTCPAE; via the coding sequence ATGATGACGACGAGGGAACGGCGGCCGCGCGGCGCGGCCACGTGGCTGCTGGCGGGGGCGACGGTGGCGGCGCTGGTGGGCGCGGCCCCGGCGTCGGCCGAGGAGCGGCCGGCGTGGCGGGACTGCGCGGGTGAGGGCGCGCCGACGGGGCTGCAGTGCGCCACGATCGAGGTGCCGGTGGACTGGGCCGCGCCGGACGGCCGCAGGATCCGGCTGGACCTGGCCCGGCTGCCGGCCACCGAGCCCGCGCGGCGGATCGGCAGCGTGCTCGGCGTGCCCGGCGGCCCCGGGGCCGAGGGCATCGAGGACCTGAAGCTCGCCGCCGGCGACCTCACCGAGCTGCGGCGCAGGTTCGACCTGGTCGGCTACGACCCCCGCACCACCGTGTGGCGCGACCGGTGGCCGCAGGAGTGCGCGCGGCCGGGCGCCGCGCTGTCCGACCCCCGTGACCAGAGGGAGTACGCGGCGCTGGCCGCGGCGATGACCAGCGCGTTCACGCGATGCCGCGCCGCGGACACGACCGGGCTGTTCGCTCACATGGACTCGCTGTCGGTGGCCAGGGACATGGACGCGGTGCGGCGGGCCCTCGGCGAGGAACGCCTGAGCTTCATGGCCAACTCCTACGGAGGGGTGGCCGCCGCCGCGTACGCCCGGCTGTTCCCCCGGCGGATCCGGGCGATGTACCTCGACGGGGCGGTGAACCAGGTGGACGGCTGGCCCGGCCAGCACCTGCGGGCCCTGCCCGTCCGGGAGCGGATCTTCACGCGGTTCACCGCCTGGTGCGCGGCGACCCCCGCCTGCGCCTTGCACGGAGAGGACGCCGGGGCGGTGTGGCGCGGGCTCACGCGTGCGGCCGACCGCGAGCCGATCCCCGTCACCTCACCCGAGTTCGGCAGGGGCGAGCTGACCGGATGGCATCTGAGGAGCTTCGCCTTCCCCGGCGACCCGGGGCCGGGCGACTCTCACTGGCTGGCCTTCGCCGAGGCGGTCGGCAAGGCGCGGCACGGGGACGGATCCGGGTTCGCCGACCTCGCCCTCGGCAACGCGCGGGTGTGGGCCATGCCGGCGGCGCTCGCGATGACCTGCGCGGACGGCCGCGGATACCGTGACTACGCCGAGCTGGACAGGTTCGGCGCGCAGGCGCGGACGGTATCGCCGAACTTCGGGGGAGCCTCGTTCGACGCCCTCGGCTGCGCCGGCTGGCCGCTCCCGGTGGTCAACCCGGCCCGGCCGCTGCGCACCCGCGGGCTGCCGCCGTTCCTGGGGGCAGGCAGCACGTGGGGCGACTACGTGTGGACCGAGAGCTTCACGCGGATGGTCCCCGGATCGGTCACCGTCGCCTACGACGGACCCGGCCACGTCCTGTACCTGGCGGGCAAGAGATGCCCGATCCGCTACGCCACCAGCTACCTGACCGAGCTGAAGCTACCCGAGCCGGGGACCACCTGCCCCGCCGAGTGA